The Drosophila mauritiana strain mau12 chromosome 2R, ASM438214v1, whole genome shotgun sequence genome has a segment encoding these proteins:
- the LOC117136199 gene encoding uncharacterized protein LOC117136199 isoform X2, with protein sequence MSSKEQQAAGRDFKRNSNAYSSLPPSGTGAACSGAALGSGTGTGKRARSKQHQLEQEQFGLSNSLSSESIRQACAYYDDELSDEDLIEIQQTPQAFHQQTKQPLQLQPISFRLGDELGDERSAFCGSQEMQQAPLSTPIKQAAETDEALCVLSELDAILDVHDVSQLNGTCSSGSVNSGSDDDKVEDYLMDLDNYLEEMDNALNREDSLIIIDGNTSLKREPRTRTLPLSRKKKSNKKKSEDQETAQGDFQREHQIRKTFSCSLRPTSQIASSSGSLETSTEPAMDVWRRQSMRRALEQEDTKATVAAEREEDDIPTLLVELPPRRDAEMRRCFSQGDCQASAAPSGGSQMLTEAHIFDNLLQTNARASSEEPRPRQYGRRLEGPPTPVRSLILAQSRPQSAPTRVQMREPQLQETPTHPIMSTCSELSSARSSRMPSPVSLPSDSSSSGSSSAEHDQEPDPVQTTTMCSASSTTPLEPLHQLQLLLREKCGFNSQWPHAGSRTLALIGCTLGVFNMCRFAVLTINFGGNFLLQFLLLSVIFGIPLLWLQMCLGAKIRAGPVSMWKISPICAGVGIALVMEQCFLALYSTVSLAWILVYLRDVFPTAARSGYRWQEMAFPYRYDASNATGNLTQTVAEYFNVVVLQRLHLANHPDASGIRFHVNDRLAFYLALIWAAVFLILCKGLKSLGKLAYIIYTLPLVALAVVTAKFVYVVDPSRIQNIFAASDFDDFLVNSNSWTAATQETFLTWGLLGASVIAITSRSHTNANKAALRRDAILLVLFTLIGLGLMALLALCCAQILWQHGYAYVPGSFENPDCYTSIYSLQSNTNPYLLSYPRSLIPHYSSFIGETYRRNRTMIHVESGFQALRFISEIFPAVLSLASDSISWVWAAVAFATFAGFGLAQLCVMWKPISSALGNSTSSVLLSCVTGLLLSIPFATEMGISILYYVDFLLGGSWFIPIIWTAQIFGVFLIRGRPYNGDDLVNDLRLCGSMSAFLALSWNVLLPIGLITLSVVDYKASLSNQFYYWRGKSYFTYWSRKMGSLIQIGVLLVIPVTAIIQIYRYLAHGPPDILERIQLLYRPPEEGEEPRRPSARQTASQSRRNALGQTAEGGQHDAQNDAPPKYTPPPSYTTATGARLAKLLRQSIRRSVRRVLGDSSRTRPVLSLDAESASPAAPPDYLTILTNPAGSSFNADPSPASSSSPESIEIDQRPFGYAQRSQSLGRKLHRSGASTLERRPYTAEDVVTILRSSVRHRQSQGGGNLVTASTLPRPPTAAMSTHLEDASFRSIENLVLNAEPPDRTPGVELELELEAGQAEECARNNTSVI encoded by the exons ATGAGCAGCAAGGAGCAGCAAGCAGCAGGCCGGGACTTTAAGCGCAATTCAAATGCCTACTCCAGTCTGCCGCCTTCAGGAACGGGAGCAGCATGCTCCGGAGCAGCACTGGGTTCGGGAACGGGAACTGGCAAAAGAGCTCGCAGCAAACAGCATCAGTTGGAGCAGGAGCAGTTTGGACTCTCGAACAGCCTGTCCAGCGAATCGATACGGCAGGCCTGTGCCTACTACGACGACGAGTTGAGCGACGAGGATCTCATCGAGATTCAGCAGACGCCCCAAGCCTTCCaccagcaaacaaaacaaccCCTCCAGCTGCAGCCAATCAGCTTCAGACTGGGAGATGAGCTGGGCGACGAACGAAGTGCCTTTTGTGGCAGCCAGGAGATGCAGCAGGCGCCATTGAGCACGCCAATCAAACAAGCTGCTGAAACGGATGAAGCCTTATGTGTGCTCAGCGAACTGGATGCCATTCTGGATGTCCACGATGTCTCGCAGCTGAATGGCACCTGCTCGAGCGGATCTGTGAATTCCGGCAGTGACGATGACAAGGTAGAGGATTATCTAATGGATCTAGACAACTACCTGGAGGAGATGGATAATGCCTTAAATCGCGAAGATTCACTCATCATCATAGACGGCAACACCAGCTTAAAACGAGAGCCGAGAACTAGAACTTTGCCTTTAAGTAGGAAAAAGAAGTCAAATAAGAAAAAGAGCGAGGATCAGGAGACGGCACAAGGTGATTTCCAAAGAGAACATCAAATAAGGAAGACGTTCAGCTGTTCATTAAGGCCCACAAGCCAAATAG CTTCCTCTTCCGGATCATTGGAGACTTCCACGGAGCCCGCGATGGACGTTTGGAGGCGACAGTCCATGCGTCGAGCCCTCGAGCAGGAAGACACCAAAGCTACAGTGGCGGCGGAAAGAGAGGAAGACGATATACCGACCTTATTGGTGGAGTTGCCACCGAGACGCGATGCGGAAATGCGTCGCTGTTTCTCCCAAGGCGATTGCCAAGCTTCGGCCGCGCCATCGGGTGGCTCTCAGATGCTCACAGAGGCGCACATCTTCGACAACCTCCTGCAAACGAACGCACGGGCATCGAGCGAAGAGCCGCGACCCCGGCAGTATGGTCGCCGCTTGGAGGGACCTCCTACCCCAGTTCGCTCCTTGATTCTAGCCCAGAGTCGGCCACAGAGCGCTCCGACGCGCGTGCAGATGAGGGAACCACAGCTGCAGGAAACGCCCACGCACCCAATTATGTCCACATGCTCGGAACTCAGCTCGGCGCGCTCGTCACGAATGCCCAGCCCAGTTTCCCTGCCCTcggacagcagcagcagcggaagCAGCTCTGCTGAACACGATCAGGAACCGGATCCCGTGCAAACCACGACCATGTGCAGCGCCAGCAGTACGACGCCCCTAGAGCCGCTGCACCAACTGCAATTGCTGCTGCGCGAGAAGTGCGGTTTCAACAGTCAATGGCCCCATGCCGGGAGTCGTACTCTTGCACTGATCGGATGCACTTTGGGTGTCTTTAATATGTGCCGATTTGCCGTGCTCACCATTAACTTTGGTGGCAACTTTCTACTACAGTTTCTTCTGCTCTCGGTAATCTTTGGAATCCCGCTTCTTTGGCTGCAAATGTGCTTGGGTGCCAAAATTCGTGCTGGTCCCGTTTCCATGTGGAAGATCAGTCCGATATGCGCAGGAGTGGGCATAGCTCTGGTGATGGAGCAGTGCTTCCTGGCCTTGTACTCAACGGTATCGCTGGCCTGGATTTTAGTCTACCTTAGGGACGTATTTCCGACAGCAGCACGCAGTGGATATCGCTGGCAAGAGATGGCATTCCCCTATCGCTATGATGCATCGAATGCAACGGGGAATCTCACGCAAACAGTGGCCGAGTACTTCAACGTGGTGGTGTTGCAGCGACTGCATCTGGCCAATCATCCTGATGCCAGCGGAATACGATTCCACGTTAATGATCGG CTGGCCTTTTATCTAGCCCTCATCTGGGCGGCCGTGTTCCTCATCCTCTGTAAGGGTCTCAAGTCCTTGGGAAAGTTGGCTTACATTATCTACACTCTGCCGTTGGTAGCTCTGGCGGTAGTGACTGCTAAGTTTGTCTATGTCGTGGATCCCAGCAGGATACAG AACATCTTTGCTGCCAGCGATTTTGACGACTTTCTGGTGAACTCAAATAGCTGGACGGCAGCCACGCAGGAAACGTTCCTTACTTGGGGTCTCCTAGGCGCCTCCGTAATCGCTATTACGAGCAGAAGTCACACCAATGCCAACAAGGCCGCTTTGAGGAGGGATGCGATTCTCCTGGTATTGTTTACCCTCATCGGATTGGGTTTAATGGCACTTCTAGCGCTGTGTTGTGCACAGATTCTGTGGCAGCATGGATACGCTTATGTGCCAGGATCGTTTG AGAATCCCGATTGCTACACGTCCATTTACTCGCTGCAATCAAACACCAATCCTTATCTGCTTTCCTATCCGCGCTCGCTGATTCCGCACTACTCCTCGTTCATTGGCGAGACTTACAGGAGGAATCGCACCATGATTCACGTGGAGAGCGGATTCCAGGCACTGCGCTTCATCTCGGAAATCTTTCCGGCCGTGCTCTCGCTGGCCAGTGATAGCATATCGTGGGTTTGGGCTGCAGTGGCCTTTGCAACGTTCGCCGGATTTGGTCTAGCGCAGCTGTGTGTGATGTGGAAACCCATCTCAAGTGCCTTAGGTAATTCCACGAGCTCGGTTTTGTTGAGCTGCGTGACTGGTCTGCTCCTCAGCATTCCATTCGCCACGGAGATGGGCATTTCGATCCTGTACTATGTAGATTTTCTACTGGGCGGCTCCTGGTTCATTCCGATCATCTGGACGGCTCAGATTTTTGGCGTGTTTCTAATACGGGGGCGTCCGTACAACGGAGATGACCTGGTGAATGACCTAAGACTTTGTGGGTCCATGTCGGCATTCCTGGCATTGTCTTGGAACGTTTTGCTGCCCATTGGCCTGATCACATTGTCAGTCGTGGACTATAAGGCTTCGTTGTCGAATCAATTTTACTATTGGCGTGGAAAGTCATACTTCACGTATTGGTCCAGGAAGATGGGCAGTCTTATCCAAATTGGAGTGCTGTTAGTCATTCCCGTGACTGCTATTATTCAAATCTACCGGTATCTGGCGCACGGACCTCCCGATATCTTGGAG CGCATTCAACTGCTGTACCGACCGCCCGAGGAGGGAGAGGAACCACGTCGTCCATCCGCTCGACAAACGGCGTCCCAAAGTCGTCGTAATGCTTTGGGCCAGACCGCGGAGGGCGGCCAACACGATGCACAGAACGATGCTCCGCCAAAGTACACACCACCTCCGTCCTACACAACGGCCACTGGAGCCCGCCTTGCCAAGCTTCTGCGCCAGAGCATTCGCCGCAGCGTGAGAAG GGTTTTGGGAGACTCAAGTCGAACGCGACCCGTGCTCTCCCTCGATGCGGAGTCCGCTTCGCCAGCGGCGCCGCCTGATTACCTAACCATACTGACCAATCCGGCTGGCAGTAGTTTCAACGCGGATCCTTCGCCAGCTTCCAGCAGCAGTCCCGAGTCCATAGAGATCGACCAGCGACCCTTTGGCTACGCCCAACGCTCGCAATCGCTGGGCCGGAAGCTCCATCGTTCGGGGGCTTCGACACTGGAGAGACGGCCCTATACGGCGGAGGATGTGGTGACCATACTACGCTCCTCGGTGCGACATCGCCAGTCGCAGGGAGGCGGAAATTTGGTCACTGCCAGCACCCTGCCTCGCCCCCCAACCGCCGCCATGTCCACGCACTTGGAGGACGCCTCATTCCGATCCATAGAGAATCTCGTGCTGAATGCCGAGCCACCGGACAGGACGCCCGGCGTGGAGCTGGAGCTCGAACTGGAGGCTGGACAGGCGGAGGAGTGCGCGCGAAATAATACATCTGTGATTTAA
- the LOC117136199 gene encoding uncharacterized protein LOC117136199 isoform X1, translating into MSSKEQQAAGRDFKRNSNAYSSLPPSGTGAACSGAALGSGTGTGKRARSKQHQLEQEQFGLSNSLSSESIRQACAYYDDELSDEDLIEIQQTPQAFHQQTKQPLQLQPISFRLGDELGDERSAFCGSQEMQQAPLSTPIKQAAETDEALCVLSELDAILDVHDVSQLNGTCSSGSVNSGSDDDKVEDYLMDLDNYLEEMDNALNREDSLIIIDGNTSLKREPRTRTLPLSRKKKSNKKKSEDQETAQGDFQREHQIRKTFSCSLRPTSQIASSSGSLETSTEPAMDVWRRQSMRRALEQEDTKATVAAEREEDDIPTLLVELPPRRDAEMRRCFSQGDCQASAAPSGGSQMLTEAHIFDNLLQTNARASSEEPRPRQYGRRLEGPPTPVRSLILAQSRPQSAPTRVQMREPQLQETPTHPIMSTCSELSSARSSRMPSPVSLPSDSSSSGSSSAEHDQEPDPVQTTTMCSASSTTPLEPLHQLQLLLREKCGFNSQWPHAGSRTLALIGCTLGVFNMCRFAVLTINFGGNFLLQFLLLSVIFGIPLLWLQMCLGAKIRAGPVSMWKISPICAGVGIALVMEQCFLALYSTVSLAWILVYLRDVFPTAARSGYRWQEMAFPYRYDASNATGNLTQTVAEYFNVVVLQRLHLANHPDASGIRFHVNDRQLAFYLALIWAAVFLILCKGLKSLGKLAYIIYTLPLVALAVVTAKFVYVVDPSRIQNIFAASDFDDFLVNSNSWTAATQETFLTWGLLGASVIAITSRSHTNANKAALRRDAILLVLFTLIGLGLMALLALCCAQILWQHGYAYVPGSFENPDCYTSIYSLQSNTNPYLLSYPRSLIPHYSSFIGETYRRNRTMIHVESGFQALRFISEIFPAVLSLASDSISWVWAAVAFATFAGFGLAQLCVMWKPISSALGNSTSSVLLSCVTGLLLSIPFATEMGISILYYVDFLLGGSWFIPIIWTAQIFGVFLIRGRPYNGDDLVNDLRLCGSMSAFLALSWNVLLPIGLITLSVVDYKASLSNQFYYWRGKSYFTYWSRKMGSLIQIGVLLVIPVTAIIQIYRYLAHGPPDILERIQLLYRPPEEGEEPRRPSARQTASQSRRNALGQTAEGGQHDAQNDAPPKYTPPPSYTTATGARLAKLLRQSIRRSVRRVLGDSSRTRPVLSLDAESASPAAPPDYLTILTNPAGSSFNADPSPASSSSPESIEIDQRPFGYAQRSQSLGRKLHRSGASTLERRPYTAEDVVTILRSSVRHRQSQGGGNLVTASTLPRPPTAAMSTHLEDASFRSIENLVLNAEPPDRTPGVELELELEAGQAEECARNNTSVI; encoded by the exons ATGAGCAGCAAGGAGCAGCAAGCAGCAGGCCGGGACTTTAAGCGCAATTCAAATGCCTACTCCAGTCTGCCGCCTTCAGGAACGGGAGCAGCATGCTCCGGAGCAGCACTGGGTTCGGGAACGGGAACTGGCAAAAGAGCTCGCAGCAAACAGCATCAGTTGGAGCAGGAGCAGTTTGGACTCTCGAACAGCCTGTCCAGCGAATCGATACGGCAGGCCTGTGCCTACTACGACGACGAGTTGAGCGACGAGGATCTCATCGAGATTCAGCAGACGCCCCAAGCCTTCCaccagcaaacaaaacaaccCCTCCAGCTGCAGCCAATCAGCTTCAGACTGGGAGATGAGCTGGGCGACGAACGAAGTGCCTTTTGTGGCAGCCAGGAGATGCAGCAGGCGCCATTGAGCACGCCAATCAAACAAGCTGCTGAAACGGATGAAGCCTTATGTGTGCTCAGCGAACTGGATGCCATTCTGGATGTCCACGATGTCTCGCAGCTGAATGGCACCTGCTCGAGCGGATCTGTGAATTCCGGCAGTGACGATGACAAGGTAGAGGATTATCTAATGGATCTAGACAACTACCTGGAGGAGATGGATAATGCCTTAAATCGCGAAGATTCACTCATCATCATAGACGGCAACACCAGCTTAAAACGAGAGCCGAGAACTAGAACTTTGCCTTTAAGTAGGAAAAAGAAGTCAAATAAGAAAAAGAGCGAGGATCAGGAGACGGCACAAGGTGATTTCCAAAGAGAACATCAAATAAGGAAGACGTTCAGCTGTTCATTAAGGCCCACAAGCCAAATAG CTTCCTCTTCCGGATCATTGGAGACTTCCACGGAGCCCGCGATGGACGTTTGGAGGCGACAGTCCATGCGTCGAGCCCTCGAGCAGGAAGACACCAAAGCTACAGTGGCGGCGGAAAGAGAGGAAGACGATATACCGACCTTATTGGTGGAGTTGCCACCGAGACGCGATGCGGAAATGCGTCGCTGTTTCTCCCAAGGCGATTGCCAAGCTTCGGCCGCGCCATCGGGTGGCTCTCAGATGCTCACAGAGGCGCACATCTTCGACAACCTCCTGCAAACGAACGCACGGGCATCGAGCGAAGAGCCGCGACCCCGGCAGTATGGTCGCCGCTTGGAGGGACCTCCTACCCCAGTTCGCTCCTTGATTCTAGCCCAGAGTCGGCCACAGAGCGCTCCGACGCGCGTGCAGATGAGGGAACCACAGCTGCAGGAAACGCCCACGCACCCAATTATGTCCACATGCTCGGAACTCAGCTCGGCGCGCTCGTCACGAATGCCCAGCCCAGTTTCCCTGCCCTcggacagcagcagcagcggaagCAGCTCTGCTGAACACGATCAGGAACCGGATCCCGTGCAAACCACGACCATGTGCAGCGCCAGCAGTACGACGCCCCTAGAGCCGCTGCACCAACTGCAATTGCTGCTGCGCGAGAAGTGCGGTTTCAACAGTCAATGGCCCCATGCCGGGAGTCGTACTCTTGCACTGATCGGATGCACTTTGGGTGTCTTTAATATGTGCCGATTTGCCGTGCTCACCATTAACTTTGGTGGCAACTTTCTACTACAGTTTCTTCTGCTCTCGGTAATCTTTGGAATCCCGCTTCTTTGGCTGCAAATGTGCTTGGGTGCCAAAATTCGTGCTGGTCCCGTTTCCATGTGGAAGATCAGTCCGATATGCGCAGGAGTGGGCATAGCTCTGGTGATGGAGCAGTGCTTCCTGGCCTTGTACTCAACGGTATCGCTGGCCTGGATTTTAGTCTACCTTAGGGACGTATTTCCGACAGCAGCACGCAGTGGATATCGCTGGCAAGAGATGGCATTCCCCTATCGCTATGATGCATCGAATGCAACGGGGAATCTCACGCAAACAGTGGCCGAGTACTTCAACGTGGTGGTGTTGCAGCGACTGCATCTGGCCAATCATCCTGATGCCAGCGGAATACGATTCCACGTTAATGATCGG CAGCTGGCCTTTTATCTAGCCCTCATCTGGGCGGCCGTGTTCCTCATCCTCTGTAAGGGTCTCAAGTCCTTGGGAAAGTTGGCTTACATTATCTACACTCTGCCGTTGGTAGCTCTGGCGGTAGTGACTGCTAAGTTTGTCTATGTCGTGGATCCCAGCAGGATACAG AACATCTTTGCTGCCAGCGATTTTGACGACTTTCTGGTGAACTCAAATAGCTGGACGGCAGCCACGCAGGAAACGTTCCTTACTTGGGGTCTCCTAGGCGCCTCCGTAATCGCTATTACGAGCAGAAGTCACACCAATGCCAACAAGGCCGCTTTGAGGAGGGATGCGATTCTCCTGGTATTGTTTACCCTCATCGGATTGGGTTTAATGGCACTTCTAGCGCTGTGTTGTGCACAGATTCTGTGGCAGCATGGATACGCTTATGTGCCAGGATCGTTTG AGAATCCCGATTGCTACACGTCCATTTACTCGCTGCAATCAAACACCAATCCTTATCTGCTTTCCTATCCGCGCTCGCTGATTCCGCACTACTCCTCGTTCATTGGCGAGACTTACAGGAGGAATCGCACCATGATTCACGTGGAGAGCGGATTCCAGGCACTGCGCTTCATCTCGGAAATCTTTCCGGCCGTGCTCTCGCTGGCCAGTGATAGCATATCGTGGGTTTGGGCTGCAGTGGCCTTTGCAACGTTCGCCGGATTTGGTCTAGCGCAGCTGTGTGTGATGTGGAAACCCATCTCAAGTGCCTTAGGTAATTCCACGAGCTCGGTTTTGTTGAGCTGCGTGACTGGTCTGCTCCTCAGCATTCCATTCGCCACGGAGATGGGCATTTCGATCCTGTACTATGTAGATTTTCTACTGGGCGGCTCCTGGTTCATTCCGATCATCTGGACGGCTCAGATTTTTGGCGTGTTTCTAATACGGGGGCGTCCGTACAACGGAGATGACCTGGTGAATGACCTAAGACTTTGTGGGTCCATGTCGGCATTCCTGGCATTGTCTTGGAACGTTTTGCTGCCCATTGGCCTGATCACATTGTCAGTCGTGGACTATAAGGCTTCGTTGTCGAATCAATTTTACTATTGGCGTGGAAAGTCATACTTCACGTATTGGTCCAGGAAGATGGGCAGTCTTATCCAAATTGGAGTGCTGTTAGTCATTCCCGTGACTGCTATTATTCAAATCTACCGGTATCTGGCGCACGGACCTCCCGATATCTTGGAG CGCATTCAACTGCTGTACCGACCGCCCGAGGAGGGAGAGGAACCACGTCGTCCATCCGCTCGACAAACGGCGTCCCAAAGTCGTCGTAATGCTTTGGGCCAGACCGCGGAGGGCGGCCAACACGATGCACAGAACGATGCTCCGCCAAAGTACACACCACCTCCGTCCTACACAACGGCCACTGGAGCCCGCCTTGCCAAGCTTCTGCGCCAGAGCATTCGCCGCAGCGTGAGAAG GGTTTTGGGAGACTCAAGTCGAACGCGACCCGTGCTCTCCCTCGATGCGGAGTCCGCTTCGCCAGCGGCGCCGCCTGATTACCTAACCATACTGACCAATCCGGCTGGCAGTAGTTTCAACGCGGATCCTTCGCCAGCTTCCAGCAGCAGTCCCGAGTCCATAGAGATCGACCAGCGACCCTTTGGCTACGCCCAACGCTCGCAATCGCTGGGCCGGAAGCTCCATCGTTCGGGGGCTTCGACACTGGAGAGACGGCCCTATACGGCGGAGGATGTGGTGACCATACTACGCTCCTCGGTGCGACATCGCCAGTCGCAGGGAGGCGGAAATTTGGTCACTGCCAGCACCCTGCCTCGCCCCCCAACCGCCGCCATGTCCACGCACTTGGAGGACGCCTCATTCCGATCCATAGAGAATCTCGTGCTGAATGCCGAGCCACCGGACAGGACGCCCGGCGTGGAGCTGGAGCTCGAACTGGAGGCTGGACAGGCGGAGGAGTGCGCGCGAAATAATACATCTGTGATTTAA
- the LOC117135583 gene encoding death-associated inhibitor of apoptosis 2, with protein MTELCMELESVRLATFGEWPLNAPVSAEDLVANGFFATGNWLEAECHFCHVRIDRWEYGDQVAERHRRSSPICSMVLAPNHCGNVPRSQESDNEGNSVVDSPESCSCPDLLLEANRLVTFKDWPNPNITPQALAKAGFYYLKRLDHVKCVWCNGVIAKWEKNDNAFEEHKRFFPQCPRVQMGPLIEFATGKNLDELGIQPTTLPLRPKYACVDARLRTFADWPISNIQPASALAQAGLYYQKIGDQVRCFHCNIGLRSWQKEDEPWFEHAKWSPKCQFVLLAKGPAYVSEVLATTAANARSPPASAPAPTLQADILMDEAPAKEALALGIDGGVVRNAIQRKLLSSGSAFSTLDELLHDIFDDAGAGAALEVREPPEPSAPFIEPCPATTSKAASVPIPVADSIPAKPQEAEAVANISKITDEIQKMSVATPNGNLSLEEENRQLKDARLCKVCLDEEVGVVFLPCGHLATCNQCAPSVANCPMCRADIKGFVRTFLS; from the exons ATGACGGAGTTGTGCATGGAGCTGGAGAGCGTTCGCCTGGCGACTTTTGGGGAATGGCCCCTGAATGCCCCCGTTTCCGCGGAGGATCTGGTCGCCAATGGTTTCTTTGCCACGGGAAACTGGCTGGAGGCCGAGTGCCATTTCTGCCACGTGCGCATCGACCGCTGGGAGTACGGCGATCAGGTGGCGGAGCGCCATCGCCGCTCCTCGCCCATCTGCTCCATGGTTCTGGCTCCCAATCACTGCGGCAATGTTCCCAGGAGCCAGGAGAGCGACAACGAGGGAAACAGCGTAGTGGACAGCCCGGAGTCCTGCTCTTGTCCCGATCTCTTGTTGGAGGCCAATCGCTTGGTAACTTTCAAGGACTGGCCG AATCCCAACATCACGCCGCAGGCTCTGGCGAAGGCAGGTTTCTACTACCTGAAGCGTCTGGATCACGTGAAGTGCGTTTGGTGCAACGGAGTGATTGCCAAGTGGGAGAAGAACGACAACGCCTTTGAAGAGCACAAGCGCTTCTTTCCCCAATGTCCTCGTGTGCAAATGGGCCCCCTTATAGAGTTTGCCACCGGAAAGAACCTGGATGAGCTGGGCATCCAGCCCACCACTCTGCCACTGCGTCCCAAGTACGCCTGCGTGGACGCCAGATTGAGAACCTTCGCCGATTGGCCTATTTCCAATATTCAGCCCGCTTCGGCTTTGGCGCAGGCTGGCCTATATTATCAGAAAATAGGCGACCAGGTGCGTTGCTTCCACTGTAACATTGGATTGCGCTCCTGGCAGAAGGAGGACGAGCCGTGGTTCGAACACGCCAAGTGGTCGCCAAAGTGTCAGTTCGTTTTGCTGGCCAAGGGTCCAGCCTATGTAAGCGAAGTGCTCGCGACAACAGCTGCCAACGCCAGATCCCCGCCAGCATCTGCTCCGGCTCCAACGCTCCAAGCAGACATACTGATGGATGAAGCGCCGGCCAAGGAGGCCCTAGCCTTGGGTATCGATGGAGGAGTTGTGCGCAATGCCATCCAGCGCAAGCTCTTGAGTTCCGGCTCCGCTTTCTCTACGTTGGACGAACTATTGCATGACATCTTCGACGATGCCGGCGCAGGAGCTGCACTGGAGGTGCGCGAGCCGCCGGAGCCAAGTGCTCCTTTTATTGAGCCATGTCCGGCCACCACCAGCAAGGCGGCATCTGTGCCAATACCGGTGGCCGATTCCATCCCAGCCAAACCACAGGAAGCTGAAGCAGTGGCGAATATATCGAAAATCACAGACGAAATACAAAAGATGTCGGTGGCCACACCGAACGGAAACCTGTCGCTGGAGGAGGAAAACCGCCAGCTGAAGGATGCACGCTTGTGCAAGGTATGCTTGGACGAGGAGGTTGGCGTAGTGTTCCTGCCCTGTGGCCACTTGG CCACCTGCAATCAGTGCGCCCCCAGTGTAGCCAATTGTCCCATGTGCCGCGCAGACATCAAGGGATTTGTGCGCACGTTCCTTTCGTGA
- the LOC117135586 gene encoding thioredoxin domain-containing protein 15 codes for MNQNLLFVFLLCAAQGQAELSGLLSALQYFGLFSNLTVHSLGVSRGQCHYSFETLLEERHKCAPDDEHILHLNQLPPVRKPPFMMKCLQRDMENETASEPELLIMASAKDIVNLLKPIGNATKRHEPGNCVLVHFCTASSLECARVASMVNVLPHFFPTLPIAYVDAYEFGRFNAEFGIVSLPTLMLFHQGRPLIKFEPGWKDSKRSFASFIMSHTNMKTVNPQAIDPIILTRAEMEPLSNKPIVQTDYYLGLAWAFILVCLANFLRQTALWKQLVEMVQRNWRESEETQMEMVD; via the exons ATGAACCAAAATCTcttgtttgtatttt TGCTCTGCGCCGCGCAGGGCCAAGCGGAACTCTCCGGACTACTAAGTGCCCTCCAGTATTTCGGGCTCTTCTCAAATTTGACGGTGCATTCCCTGGGAGTTTCGCGGGGCCAGTGCCATTATAGCTTCGAAACCTTGCTGGAGGAGCGACACAAATGTGCCCCGGATGACGAGCACATCTTGCACCTGAACCAGCTGCCTCCGGTTCGAAAGCCACCTTTTATGATGAAGTGCCTGCAGCGGGATATGGAGAATGAGACAGCATCCGAGCCGGAACTGCTGATAATGGCCAGTGCCAAGGATATAGTGAATCTGCTTAAGCCCATAGGCAATGCCACCAAGCGCCACGAGCCGGGCAACTGTGTACTTGTCCATTTCTGCACCGCATCCAGCTTGGAGTGCGCTCGTGTGGCTTCGATGGTGAACGTGCTGCCCCATTTCTTTCCCACGCTACCCATCGCCTATGTGGATGCCTATGAGTTTGGTCGTTTCAATGCAGAATTCGGCATCGTTTCGCTGCCCACGCTGATGCTTTTCCACCAGGGCAGGCCGCTTATCAAATTCGAACCCGGGTGGAAGGACTCGAAGCGCAGCTTTGCCAGTTTCATAATGAGTCACACCAATATGAAGACTGTGAATCCGCAGGCCATTGATCCGATCATCCTCACCCGCGCAGAGATGGAGCCGCTGTCTAATAAACCCATTGTGCAGACGGATTACTATTTGGGCCTGGCTTGGGCCTTTATTCTCGTCTGCCTTGCCAACTTTCTGCGTCAGACGGCGCTCTGGAAGCAGCTGGTGGAAATGGTGCAGCGCAATTGGCGGGAATCCGAGGAGACGCAAATGGAGATGGTGGACTAG